From one Streptomyces sp. N50 genomic stretch:
- a CDS encoding fatty acyl-AMP ligase, with protein sequence MDSRRPPLSPAYRTLPEYVRHWAEVTPDRRAFTFVDHPAPDSRGVHRTLTWQRLDLRVRALAARIAEHAEPGARVALLCPQGTDYITGFLAALTAGTVAVPLYPPGLPGQGDRLVGVLGDARPSVVVTTGRALPEVTDFCERAQVTVLAADQVPDSAALNWQAPAPDSAATAYLQYTSGSTRAPAGVEITHGNVVANARQALAAYGADAHPMTCVGWLPLYHDMGLVLSVAAPVVRGLLSVLMDPAAFLHEPARWLRLLAAHPQALSAAPNFAYDYCASAVTGAQKEGLRLDGVAALINGSEPVRPGTADRFQAAFAAQGLAAEVHCPSYGLAEATVFVSAARPGRPLGRFALDRDALAAGKALPARPEDPRAVLLAACGKPVGQRVRIVDPVAHAVLAEGEVGEIWVQGPNVGRGYWNNSAQTERVFGATLGEEAPGSWLRTGDLGTVLEGQLIVTGRLKDLIVIDGRNHYPQDVEATAQDAHHAVRRDRLAAFGVPGGAGGAGERVVVVAEHPRTTSLADIDVPALTQAVRAAVSARHGLRLADVVLVAPGTVPRTSSGKVSRALTRTRYLEGAYAAETAV encoded by the coding sequence ATGGACAGCCGCCGCCCCCCGCTCTCACCCGCGTACCGGACTCTGCCCGAGTACGTGCGGCACTGGGCCGAAGTCACCCCGGACCGCCGGGCGTTCACGTTCGTCGACCATCCCGCCCCCGACTCCCGTGGCGTGCACCGCACTCTGACCTGGCAGCGTCTGGATCTGCGGGTACGGGCACTGGCCGCCCGGATCGCCGAGCACGCCGAACCCGGGGCGCGGGTCGCCCTGTTGTGCCCGCAGGGGACGGACTACATCACGGGTTTCCTCGCGGCGCTGACGGCCGGGACTGTCGCCGTCCCGCTGTATCCGCCCGGCCTGCCAGGTCAAGGCGACCGTCTGGTCGGGGTGTTGGGTGACGCGCGTCCGTCGGTCGTGGTGACCACGGGCCGTGCCCTGCCCGAGGTGACGGACTTCTGCGAGCGCGCGCAGGTCACAGTCCTCGCGGCGGACCAGGTACCGGACTCCGCTGCCCTCAACTGGCAGGCCCCCGCGCCGGATTCGGCCGCGACCGCCTACCTCCAGTACACCTCCGGCTCCACCCGCGCTCCGGCCGGTGTGGAGATCACGCACGGGAACGTCGTCGCCAACGCCCGCCAGGCGCTTGCCGCTTACGGTGCCGACGCGCATCCGATGACGTGCGTCGGATGGCTGCCGCTCTACCACGACATGGGGCTGGTGCTGAGCGTCGCGGCACCGGTCGTACGCGGCCTCCTGTCGGTGCTCATGGACCCGGCCGCGTTTCTGCACGAACCGGCGCGCTGGCTGCGGCTGTTGGCCGCGCATCCGCAGGCGCTGAGTGCCGCGCCCAACTTCGCCTACGACTACTGCGCCTCCGCCGTCACCGGGGCGCAGAAGGAGGGGCTGCGGCTGGACGGAGTCGCCGCGCTGATCAACGGCAGCGAACCCGTCCGGCCCGGCACCGCCGACCGTTTCCAGGCCGCGTTCGCCGCGCAGGGACTCGCGGCGGAGGTGCACTGTCCGTCGTACGGGCTCGCCGAGGCCACGGTCTTCGTCAGCGCCGCCCGGCCCGGCCGCCCGCTCGGCCGCTTCGCCCTCGACCGCGACGCGCTCGCCGCCGGGAAGGCCCTGCCCGCACGGCCCGAGGACCCGCGAGCCGTGCTACTGGCCGCCTGTGGAAAGCCAGTTGGGCAGCGGGTGCGCATCGTCGATCCGGTCGCCCACGCGGTGCTGGCCGAGGGGGAGGTCGGGGAGATCTGGGTGCAGGGTCCCAATGTGGGGCGCGGCTACTGGAACAACTCCGCGCAGACCGAGCGCGTCTTCGGCGCCACGCTCGGCGAGGAGGCGCCGGGCAGTTGGCTGCGCACCGGCGACCTCGGGACCGTGCTGGAGGGGCAGTTGATCGTCACCGGCCGGCTCAAGGACCTCATCGTGATCGACGGCCGCAACCACTATCCGCAGGATGTGGAGGCCACCGCCCAGGACGCCCATCACGCCGTACGACGCGACCGGCTCGCCGCGTTCGGCGTGCCGGGCGGCGCGGGTGGCGCGGGCGAGCGGGTGGTGGTCGTCGCCGAGCACCCGCGTACGACCAGCCTCGCGGACATCGACGTACCGGCCCTGACGCAGGCCGTACGCGCGGCCGTCTCCGCCCGGCACGGGCTGCGGCTCGCCGACGTCGTCCTCGTCGCACCGGGCACGGTCCCCCGCACCTCCAGCGGCAAGGTGTCCCGGGCCCTGACCCGCACCCGCTATCTGGAGGGCGCCTACGCGGCGGAGACCGCCGTATGA